In one Dreissena polymorpha isolate Duluth1 chromosome 7, UMN_Dpol_1.0, whole genome shotgun sequence genomic region, the following are encoded:
- the LOC127839768 gene encoding cadherin-5-like, with translation MKYNNKVTETSAADADIVELVALPAGAYTYTLPTASNPDAIGTIATASSGLITLATGKSLDYETKTSYVFVVVATPGSGTAGTATVTVEIKNMVEFSQTHYLACIADGTTAGTTIGTFTVADKASDDTITYEYSPTTHFDYDETTGVVTVKTGVTLAMKTLAGYELTLAATASGGSSDTSASTAATLWIAVGICSSNAMQITAMLGIVLLSFATALYL, from the exons ATGAAGTACAATAATAAAGTAACGGAGACAAGTGCAGCGGATGCCGATATTGTGGAATTGGTTGCACTCCCTGCCGGAGCGTATACTTACACCTTACCAACCGCATCGAACCCTGATGCAATTGGAACCATTGCGACCGCTTCTTCTGGATTGATTACACTTGCTACAGGAAAATCCCTTGATTACGAAACAAAGACGTCCTATGTATTTGTTGTTGT CGCTACACCCGGTTCTGGTACTGCCGGCACTGCCACCGTGACTGTAGAGATCAAGAACATGGTCGAGTTCAGCCAGACTCACTACCTAGCGTGTATCGCTGATGGAACTACTGCCG GTACGACGATCGGGACCTTTACTGTTGCAGATAAGGCCAGCGATGACACAATCACCTATGAATATT cACCAACGACACATTTTGACTACGATGAAACGACTGGAGTGGTGACCGTCAAAACTGGGGTGACACTGGCCATGAAAACATTAGCAGGTTACGAGCTCACCCTGGCAGCGACAGCTAGCGGCGGCTCTTCTGACACCTCGGCTTCAACTGCCGCCACGCTGTGGATTGCCGTTGGAATTTGTAGCAGCAACGCCATGCAGATCACCGCCATGTTGGGAATTGTGTTGCTGTCATTTGCGACTGCATTGTACctttaa